In one window of Plasmodium malariae genome assembly, contig: PmUG01_00_36, whole genome shotgun sequence DNA:
- the PmUG01_00061500 gene encoding STP1 protein, giving the protein MDSCFSSYVPIFGYDAWRLRTKPEFKKIITHVQEKTNSLKNEKNKQVFRRVCLELADYLIKKKKESPPYEREDKWELALKYWLQQYYKGLNKYGICPMILNEDDKKVLDFIYEAEDFCSEKKGKKPNCINTDERSNKKCDSACLSKIQAYNAWVKNRKVYFKNNKDLINRKCKNINSLLPFPKRSCDVLNDKTFEEIPQCEASDPPVLKQTVKNEEEESATEQDLTKAKDESSQIFPINNEQKNEGQRPPASEHEEQLQKSFSSSPNMKNKDDVSEPVQTETSSVLTEPKILPPEIPPEALSTTSGTAIAESPHFQGTIPSSPEDSEPVSTTFERHSLYKPLGLLKKKKSIKRRQVKLLRILKPSHSNRKKKILTHDHPENTIYDEEQIIKKLKIHEHDMIKNIKSSKQKKDRFKTIIEVHMEVLEEFRNEEWEHKKGEFLELCLEVFAEEEYRTYPNLSNGELIMENTKSINDIEKQKILYNKWIKEHRNISEKLKKTVWFKYLKNEWKKEKASIKETEELKMNVSIEIQKISFSEKEKDLWREWISKNRMIIDRFLEKEWDEVLTQELLNMIDECVNEELKNNISLLNTKEVQQKVSYEELYKYIKKKLLAKLCILVFMMVLEECKKEDFIENEGLHLDSYINDWTTEVNLGRKSELTKEIIEFNGNVLENTENTKIPAYTGEEGLRQVIEKWVRVQDTPENSIYNENIVE; this is encoded by the exons ATGGATTCTTGTTTTTCCTCG tATGTTCCTATTTTCGGGTATGATGCGTGGAGACTCCGTACAAAACCCGAATTTAAAAAGATTATAACACATGTACAAGAAAAAACTAATTccttgaaaaatgaaaaaaataagcaagTTTTCCGGCGTGTATGCCTAGAATTGGCTGATTATCtaattaagaaaaagaaagaatcaCCACCTTATGAAAGAGAAGATAAGTGGGAATTAGCACTGAAGTACTGGCTACAACAATACTATAAAGGGCTAAATAAATATGGCATATGTCCTATGATTTTAAATGAAGAtgataaaaaagttttagattttatatatgaagcAGAAGATTTCTGTTCtgaaaaaaagggaaaaaaaccAAATTGCATTAATACTGATGAACGTAGTAACAAGAAATGTGATAGTGCATGTTTAAGTAAAATTCAGGCTTACAATGCATGGGTTAAAAATAGAAAGGTGTATTTTAAGAATAACAAAGATCTAATTAAtagaaaatgcaaaaatataaattcattattACCATTTCCAAAACGATCTTGCGACGTTCTTAATGATAAAACATTCGAAGAAATTCCTCAGTGCGAAGCCTCGGATCCACCTGTACTTAAGCAAActgtaaaaaatgaagaagaagaatcTGCAACGGAACAAGATTTAACTAAAGCTAAAGATGAATCTTCTCAAATATTTCCAATTAATAacgaacaaaaaaatgaaggcCAGCGTCCGCCTGCATCTGAACATGAAGAACAACTTCAGAAATCATTTTCAAGTTCTCCaaacatgaaaaataaagatgaTGTTTCAGAACCTGTACAAACTGAAACATCAAGTGTTCTAACAGAACCAAAAATTTTACCCCCAGAAATACCTCCAGAAGCTTTATCAACTACTTCAGGTACTGCAATAGCGGAGTCACCCCATTTTCAAGGGACTATTCCATCGTCTCCTGAAGATTCAGAACCTGTCTCAACTACTTTTGAACGCCATTCACTCTATAAACCTCTAG gattattaaaaaaaaaaaaaagcataaaaagGAGACAAGTAAAATTACTTCGAATACTAAAACCTTCACATTctaacagaaaaaaaaaaattttaacgcATGATCATCCAGAAAATACAATATATGATGAGGAacaaatcataaaaaaattaaaaatacacgAACATGacatgataaaaaatataaagtcgTCAAAGCAAAAAAAGGATAGATTTAAAACCATTATAGAAGTACATATGGAAGTACTCGAAGAATTCAGAAATGAAGAATGGGAACAcaaaaaaggagaattttTAGAGTTATGCCTAGAAGTGTTTGCAGAAGAGGAATATAGAACATATCCTAATTTGAGTAATGGAGAACTGATAATGGAAAATACTAAAAGTATTAATGAcattgaaaaacaaaaaattttatacaataaatggataaaagaacatagaaatatttctgaaaaattaaaaaaaacagtatggtttaaatatttgaaaaatgaatggaaaaaagaaaaagcttCCATAAAAGAAActgaagaattaaaaatgaatgttTCAATtgaaattcaaaaaatttcattttcagaaaaagaaaaggattTATGGAGAGAGTGGATATCAAAAAATCGTATGATTATAGATCGATTCTTGGAAAAGGAATGGGATGAAGTATTGACACAAGAATTGCTCAATATGATAGATGAGTGTGTaaatgaagaattaaaaaataatatttcactTCTAAATACCAAAGAGGTACAGCAGAAGGTAAGTtatgaagaattatataaatatataaaaaaaaaattactagcAAAATTGTGTATACTAGTATTCATGATGGTATTGGAAGAATGCAAAAAAGAAGATTTTATAGAAAATGAGGGATTACATTTGGATAGTTACATAAATGACTGGACAACAGAAGTAAACCTAGGGAGAAAATCAGAACttacaaaagaaataattgaATTTAATGGCAATGTTTTAGAAAATAcagaaaatacaaaaattccTGCTTATACAGGGGAGGAAGGTCTTAGACAGGTAATAGAAAAATGGGTAAGAGTACAAGATACACCCGAGAATTCCATATATAACGAGAACATagtagaataa
- the PmUG01_00061700 gene encoding fam-l protein, with translation MEQKFKSFLYIKISIFILLTWICHFYIYMSRQGKSLVECYKQHRRLYARNNRLLAKYMQDNNTPILYLKEEIPNRLNNVNDIFNNVKYSSGKTKQLNGSSQGNKRRHNKDVKNKSCIFETKKYSHLEKKIFKELDYVDFLKNNKTISDKIYKKIMIKKCGLRIALPILLLFVLAISFILDNFCGCGLTHGLLKVIVLISPAVGVGDLKGYSYLTNVRDLNKIFKSDTSPALAILYMWLEKSPLKKFTQVLLENSSTKEVRNYCVSGFLGFLIYFVPIFILSIILISGLVYYHKKVKKYEKIKFRKS, from the exons atggaacaaaaatttaagtcattcttatatattaaaatttctatctttatacttttaacttggatatgtcatttttacatttatatg aGTAGGCAAGGTAAATCTTTGGTTGAATGCTACAAACAACATAGAAGGTTATACGCAAGAAATAACCGTTTACTGGCAAAATATATGCAGGATAATAATACAcctattttgtatttaaaagaagagaTACCAAATAGACTGAACAAtgttaatgatatatttaataatgtaaaatattccTCGGGAAAAACTAAACAGTTAAATGGGAGTTCACaaggaaataaaagaagacaTAATAAAGatgtgaaaaataaatcttgtatatttgaaacgaaaaaatattcccatttagaaaaaaaaatcttcaAAGAACTTGATTACGTAGATTTTCTCaaaaacaacaaaacaaTTAGTGATaagatttacaaaaaaataatgattaaAAAATGCGGATTACGAATAGCCTTACCAATATTACTGCTTTTTGTGTTAGCGATATCATTCATATTAGATAATTTTTGTGGATGTGGGCTTACACATGGTTTGCTTAAAGTAATAGTTCTTATTTCACCTGCCGTAGGTGTTGGTGATCTTAAAGGATATTCATATCTTACAAATGTTCGAGATCTTAATAAGATCTTTAAAAGTGACACTTCTCCGGCTCTAGCAATTTTGTATATGTGGTTGGAGAAATCACCTTTAAAAAAGTTTACACAAGTTTTGTTAGAAAACTCAAGTACAAAAGAAGTGAGGAATTACTGTGTTTCAGGATTTTTGggatttcttatatattttgtaccTATCTTTATATTAAGTATAATTCTTATATCAGGACTtgtttattatcataaaaaagttaaaaaatatgaaaaaattaaattcaggaaaagttaa
- the PmUG01_00061300 gene encoding fam-l protein, with translation MEKNIKSLSFINVASFIFLICIWNFTNNMSSINKSLDDENYIERKLNARNYRLLAKCKNNNDSSMVGLKFFPYNEEIEIKHKTVEESSKAKNKYSNGSSSKYAKDHKQITTNKSNIFETKKYSNLEKKIFKELDYFDFLEKNRTISNKVYKQTIFKKYRLRIFAPVALILLLSIYIILDMYPFYGLKVMLTEILVSCFGNVWYSNLHNYLKDCQLSWLFKSTEKVKNYIGKCKDKKWEAITEHVYVENLFGYIVYIVPLIILGITLILGIFYYHKKVKKYQKLKFKKR, from the exons atggaaaaaaatattaagtcactctcatttattaatgttgcttcttttatctttttaatttgtatatgGAATTTCACCAATAATATG agtTCTATTAACAAATCATTAGATGATGAGAACTATAttgaaagaaaattaaatgcAAGAAATTATCGACTACTTGCAAAATGTAAGAACAATAATGATTCAAGTATGGTAgggttaaaattttttccatataatgAAGAGATAGAAATAAAACACAAGACTGTTGAAGAATCCTCCAAagcaaaaaacaaatattcaAATGGAAGTTCTTCAAAATATGCAAAAGACCATAAACAAATTACAACAAATAAATCTAATATATtcgaaacaaaaaaatattctaatcttgaaaaaaaaatattcaaagaactgGATTATTTCGattttcttgaaaaaaacaGGACAATTAGTAATAAGGTCTACAAACAaactatatttaaaaaatacagattACGAATTTTTGCCCCTGTAGCATTAATATTGTtgttatcaatatatatcatattagATATGTATCCCTTTTATGGACTTAAAGTGATGTTGACTGAAATACTTGTTTCTTGCTTCGGAAATGTGTGGTACAgtaatttacataattatttgaaaGATTGTCAGTTAAGTTGGTTGTTTAAGTCTAcggaaaaagtaaaaaactATATTGGGAAGtgtaaagataaaaaatgggAGGCAATAACAGAGCATGTTTATGTAGAGAATTTGTTTGgttatatagtatatattgtaccattaataatattaggtATCACACTTATATTAGGGATTTTTTActaccataaaaaagtaaagaaatATCAGAAGCTTAAGTTCAAAAAAAGGTAA
- the PmUG01_00061600 gene encoding fam-m protein: protein MDNKIKLNIFIRIGMFAILSWICNFNNHVYIFNKSLDGMCIYDREAYTRNYRLLSKHKEDKDSNNLWLKGKFPNNEVIGEKITSTNEGGTKRKNNQSYKCSLNKAQYYTEVIDYNNGMFDGKHFHFQKKWVKKKDYDTFLEKKKRIGDISLKKIKFRSYKFGISIFLVFFLLGIGLPVSRAFDFSGGSEIGNDILSFLKSTLDLGSERNAYILLFLVTFIMLAILIIIAIYKILRNNEKYQKIKLMME from the exons ATGGATAACAAAATTAAgctaaacatatttattagaaTTGGCATGTTTGCCATTCTATCATGGATATgcaattttaataatcatGTG tatatatttaacaaatcCTTGGATGGAATGTGTATCTATGACAGGGAAGCATATACAAGAAATTATAGATTACTATCAAAACATAAAGAGGATAAGgattcaaataatttatggTTAAAAGGAAAGTTTCCCAATAATGAAGTCATTGGAGAAAAAATCACATCTACTAATGAAGGAGGGactaagagaaaaaataatcaatCATATAAATGTTCATTAAATAAAGCACAATATTACACAGAAGttatagattataataatggaatgtttgatggaaaacatttccattttcaaaagaaatgggtaaaaaaaaaagattatgatACTTTtctagaaaaaaagaagagaattggtgatatatctttaaaaaaaataaaatttagaagtTATAAATTTGGAATTTCCATATTTCTCGTTTTTTTTCTATTGGGAATAGGATTACCGGTATCCAGGGCATTTGATTTTTCCGGTGGTAGCGAAATAGGAAAtgatattttatcttttcttaAAAGTACGCTAGATTTAGGTAGTGAAAGAaatgcttatatattattatttttagtaaCGTTCATTATGTTAGCAATCTTGATTATAATAGCTATTTACAAGAtcttaagaaataatgaaaaatatcaaaaaattaagttgatGATGGAGTAA